A DNA window from Ornithodoros turicata isolate Travis chromosome 10, ASM3712646v1, whole genome shotgun sequence contains the following coding sequences:
- the LOC135371284 gene encoding splicing factor Cactin-like yields the protein MGSSKHKHRSRSGSRTREHRKEDRDKEYKRSHGKHKKHSRDSSREHTKVHHSRRRRSPSRSSTDSSSSSSSSGHHRLAKSVDAALIQELERERQRLKLEKKKAKEAMKATETPEQKRLRRLAKKEAKERKRKAEMGWDEEYLGYTNTDNPFGDANLLKTFKWEKKFEKEGLKHAPEEELELRNKLKLEENRRELEKVKQRRLEREREREQREEELTRIQREKEAAQFEEWEKQEDIFHLQQAKLRSKIRIDDGRAKPIDLLARYISAEEEDFGVEMLEPYIYLNGLTTQDLEDLQEDIKVYMELESSRNLNYWRDIQIIVEEELRKLRRLDTSSIENQIGERREGINSSVSTEVVEVFKGKTPSQLQALYQQIEKKIHSKEEGLDVPYWETLLSRLKAHMARARLRERHQENLRHKLYQLKQEQGVESGPLFPCVKQEAESLGESEPIAQPGPSRQEVVPDSIAVKQSPDSESEDSEDTEEKKDEEPMEEPEDPIQKCEEEYRTGGYSPKLLRPEDLEPATILIDTVEDNERLEYARRQLIGTGKVQDMVTQEERAFEVEARKGMDNDEASFSVESPVDKTYLWSDKYRPRKPRYFNRVHTGFEWNKYNQTHYDMDNPPPKIVQGYKFNIFYPDLIDKQKTPEYFLTPIEGNKDFSILRFHAGPPYEDIAFKIVNREWEYSYKRGFRCQFHNNIFQLWFHFKRYRYRR from the exons ATGGGAAGCTCCAAACATAAACACAGGTCTCGATCAGGTTCTCGGACAAGAGAACATCGCAAGGAAGATCGCGACAAGGA GTATAAGAGGAGTCATGGCAAGCACAAGAAACACAGCAGGGATTCATCCCGTGAGCACACTAAAGTTCATCACagccggaggaggaggagtccTTCAAGGAGCTCAACggattcatcatcatcatcatcatcgtcaggCCACCACAGGCTTGCAAAGAGTGTGGATGCTGCCCTCATTCAAGAGCTGGAGAGGGAACGACAGCGTCTTAAGCTAGAAAAGAA AAAAGCGAAAGAAGCAATGAAGGCGACAGAAACGCCAGAGCAAAAGCGGCTTCGCAGGCTGGCCAAAAAG GAAGCCAAAGAACGAAAGAGGAAAGCAGAGATGGGCTGGGACGAAGAGTACCTA GGatacacaaacacagacaaTCCCTTTGGTGATGCCAATCTTCTCAAGACCTTCAAGTGGGAGAAAAAGTTTGAAAAAGAGGGTCTCAAGCACGCTCCCGAAGAAGAACTTGAGCTCAGGAACAAATTGAAGCTCGAAGAAAATAGA CGGGAACTAGAGAAGGTGAAGCAGAGACGTCTGGAAAGGGAACGGGAGAGGGAACAGAGGGAAGAGGAGCTT ACAAGGATccaacgtgaaaaagaagctgCTCAGTTCGAAGAATGGGAAAAGCAAGAGGACATT tttcatctaCAACAGGCCAAGTTGAGGTCAAAGATTCGTATAGATGACGGGAGAG CGAAACCTATTGACTTGCTGGCAAGATACATAAGCGCTGAGGAAGAAGACTTTGGTGTTGAAATGTTGGAGCCGTACATTTACTTGAAT GGTCTGACCACACAAGATCTTGAAGACTTGCAAGAAGACATCAAAGTATACATGGAACTAGAGAGCAGCCGCAACCTGAACTACTGGAGAGACATCCAGATCATCGTGGAAGAAGAGTTGCGGAAGCTACGACGACTGGACACTTCGTCGA TTGAAAACCAAATTGGCGAGCGCCGGGAGGGAATCAATTCGTCCGTGAGCACCGAGGTCGTGGAAGTCTTCAAGGGAAAGACACCTAGTCAGCTTCAAGCCTTGTACCAgcaaatcgaaaaaaaaattcacagcaAGGAAGAAGGGCTGGATGTTC CTTACTGGGAAACGCTCCTGTCCCGTCTGAAGGCCCACATGGCTCGAGCCAGACTTCGAGAGAGGCACCAAGAAAACCTGCGGCATAAACTGTACCAGTTGAAGCAAGAG CAAGGCGTCGAGAGTGGACCCCTGTTTCCCTGCGTCAAGCAAGAAGCTGAATCTCTAGGCGAATCTGAACCAATTGCACAACCAGGGCCTTCGAGGCAAGAAGTAGTACCAGACTCAATTGCTGTAAAGCAATCGCCAGATTCAGAAAGCGAAGACAGTGAAGATACAGAAGAGAAGAAGGATGAAGAACCAATGGAGGAACCAGA GGATCCGATACAGAAGTGTGAAGAGGAATATCGGACGGGTGGTTACAGTCCAAAGCTGCTACGACCTGAAGACCTTGAGCCAGCGACCATACTCATTGATACCGTCGAAGATAATGAGAGATTAGAGTATGCCAGGCGCCAGCTAATTGGAACAGGGAAAGTGCAG GACATGGTCACTCAGGAGGAGCGGGCCTTTGAAGTTGAGGCTAGGAAAGGGATGGACAACGATGAAGCTTCATTTAGCGTTGAGTCGCCAGTGGATAAGACGTACTTATGGTCAGACAAGTACAGACCTAGGAAGCCACGGTACTTCAATAGGGTCCATACG GGTTTTGAATGGAACAAGTACAACCAGACCCACTATGACATGGACAACCCTCCTCCAAAAATAGTTCAAGGATACAAGTTCAAT ATTTTCTACCCGGATCTCATCGACAAGCAGAAGACACCAGAGTATTTTCTT ACACCAATTGAAGGCAACAAGGACTTTTCAATTTTGCGATTCCATGCAGGACCACCATACGAA gaCATTGCATTCAAGATCGTCAATCGAGAATGGGAGTACTCCTACAAGCGTGGTTTCCGCTGCCAGTTTCACAACAACATATTCCAGCTGTGGTTTCATTTCAAGCGGTACCGCTACCGCAGGTAA
- the LOC135371285 gene encoding uncharacterized protein LOC135371285 → MEQDVAHWELLSEVHDRLLSGCACRLSAPDEWLSLLKRTEYAQDQASTLCVLSTIQFMCEIAHESRMLGKLCPSLWSNILTLQSELVIKSLHTFCILPQCKFRIYCGIQCMAAVANSSAEAWNSVMTLLEERADGFQTISTKQREIYFQLISRLLQNVVEDTHPLGKLTVTCKSATSGSFGHSSGAPKRDIADVVRKWWNAIWSEGLRGAPYTYLQAMLSLWLRILEDCQDMETFHELSAAWIIDTVTDACPLLSNMCLQVCDKGLQSVATDPIVDVSPCVLQLAKTLISSVEGGWLNRIQYRTEFCGFGGTVLQGRSQSEQGDENVITGDARMLRRTLLAVFKASVVHLQQGGASVPTVLHQTFQWMHLRTNKLNWTKERIIVELFVEQDDQLLECLHALLLLHCAHENDKSSKSHKGDNPVPDPHIMLLLFLHSLCNDHSALVDLLTSDETCALLYFVRYLKTAISNWTAFVGAHTNCSNVPDASSSMPNQFCLDDTMAVLIRLRLKLEKMFRQGLVPFNVRPLLRLLQKCECLYEGTEL, encoded by the exons ATGGAACAGGACGTCGCGCACTGGGAGCTACTGTCGGAAGTTCACGATCGCTTACTCTCAGGTTGTGCCTGCAGGCTGAGTGCTCCTGATGAGTGGTTGTCCTTGCTAAAGAGAACTG AATATGCGCAAGACCAAGCTAGTACACTCTGTGTGTTATCCACCATTCAATTTATGTGTGAGATAGCGCACGAGAGCCGGATGCTCGGGAAACTATGCCCCTCGCTTTGGAGTAATATTTTAACCCTCCAGTCGGAATTGGTGATCAAGTCATTG CACACCTTCTGTATTTTGCCACAGTGTAAATTCCGCATATACTGTGGTATCCAGTGCATGGCTGCTGTTGCTAATTCAAGTGCCGAGGCATGGAACAGTGTAATGACGTTGCTTGAAGAACGGGCAGATGGTTTCCAAACTATATCTACGAAGCAGAGAGAGATATACTTCCAGTTGATATCTAGGTTGCTTCAGAATGTGGTGGAAGATACGCATCCACTTGGAAAGCTGACTGTCACTTGCAAGTCAGCAACAAGTGGTTCGTTTGGGCACAGCAGCGGTG CACCAAAGCGTGACATCGCTGATGTCGTCCGTAAGTGGTGGAATGCAATATGGAGTGAAGGCTTACGAGGTGCTCCTTACACTTATCTACAAGCCATGCTAAGCCTCTGGTTGAGGATTTTGGAAGACTGCCAAGATATGGAGACGTTTCACGAACTTTCCGCAGCTTGGATTATCGATACCGTAACCGACGCGTGCCCTTTGCTGTCGAATATGTGCCTGCAAGTTTGTGACAAA GGACTACAGTCCGTTGCTACAGATCCAATTGTGGATGTTTCGCCATGTGTTCTACAGCTTGCCAAGACACTAATCAGTTCGGTGGAAGGTGGATGGCTAAATCGGATACAGTACAGGACAGAATTTTGTGGGTTTGGAGGAACAGTGCTTCAGGGAAGGTCTCAGTCTGAGCAAGG GGATGAAAACGTCATTACTGGAGACGCTCGTATGTTGAGAAGGACCCTGCTTGCAGTGTTTAAAGCTTCTGTAGTTCATCTGCAGCAAG GTGGAGCATCGGTGCCCACTGTTTTACATCAAACGTTTCAGTGGATGCACCTAAGGACAAACAAGTTAAACTGGACAAAAGAAAGGATTATCGTTGAACTCTTTGTAGAACAAGACGATCAACTGCTAGAATGCCTTCACGCTCTGCTGTTACTGCATTGTGCGCATGAAAACGACAAGTCATCAAA GAGCCACAAAGGGGACAATCCCGTTCCCGATCCTCACATCATGCTCTTGCTCTTCCTTCATTCACTGTGTAATGACCACAGTGCCTTGGTAGACTTGCTCACATCAGATGAAACGTGTGCTCTTTTATACTTTGTCCGCTACCTGAAGACCGCGATATCAAACTGGACAGCATTTGTGGGTGCGCATACAAATTGTAGTAATGTGCCAGATGCATCAAGTTCCATGCCAAATCAATTTTGCCTCGACGACACCATGGCTGTGTTAATCAGACTTCGGTTAAAACTGGAGAAAATGTTTCGTCAAGGGTTAGTTCCGTTTAACGTCAGACCATTGTTAAGGCTGCTTCAAAAGTGTGAGTGTCTGTATGAAGGTACTGAGCTGTAG